The Campylobacter lari genome window below encodes:
- a CDS encoding (Fe-S)-binding protein: MMKKVYLFATCLGSAIMQESVLNAVRLLRREGVEVIFKKQQTCCSQPSFNSGYFKESKNIALHNIKLFTQDYPIVVPSGSCAGMMSHDYLELFKDDEHFNLVKEFSSRVIDLSQYLDEVLKVDYEDKGEPIKVTWHSNCHALRIQKSIQASKNLLKKLKNVELIPLEFEEECCGFGGTFSVKEPQISNSMAQEKIKDIQNTGVKYVLSSDGGCLMNIAGTMSKMGLDIKGIHLYDFLNKRLEGVAI, encoded by the coding sequence ATGATGAAAAAAGTGTATTTATTTGCTACTTGTTTGGGTAGTGCGATAATGCAAGAAAGTGTTTTAAACGCGGTTAGACTTTTAAGAAGAGAGGGGGTTGAGGTTATATTTAAAAAGCAGCAAACTTGCTGCTCTCAACCCTCATTTAATTCAGGGTATTTTAAAGAAAGTAAAAATATAGCTTTGCATAATATAAAACTTTTTACTCAAGATTATCCTATAGTAGTGCCAAGCGGTTCTTGTGCGGGGATGATGAGTCATGATTATTTAGAGCTTTTCAAAGATGATGAGCATTTTAACTTGGTAAAGGAATTTAGCTCTAGGGTGATTGATCTTAGCCAGTATTTAGATGAGGTTTTAAAGGTTGATTATGAAGACAAAGGCGAACCTATAAAAGTGACTTGGCACTCTAACTGCCATGCATTAAGAATTCAAAAAAGCATACAAGCGAGCAAAAATCTGCTAAAAAAACTCAAAAATGTGGAATTAATTCCTCTAGAATTTGAAGAAGAATGCTGTGGTTTTGGAGGAACTTTTTCTGTGAAAGAGCCTCAAATTTCAAACTCTATGGCACAAGAAAAAATCAAAGATATCCAAAATACAGGCGTAAAATATGTATTAAGTTCTGATGGTGGGTGTTTGATGAATATTGCAGGCACGATGAGTAAAATGGGGCTTGATATAAAAGGAATTCATTTGTATGATTTTTTAAACAAGCGTCTTGAAGGAGTTGCGATATGA
- a CDS encoding L-lactate permease, producing the protein MWQQIYNPFDNILLSALVAFLPILCFLLSLVVFKLKGYQAGFLTLILSSVVALFAYDMPFSLLGASFIQGFANGIWPIAWIIIAAIFLYKLSIKSGSFEVIKQSVMSITPDHRIQVILIGFCFGSFLEGAIGFGGPVAITAALLVGLGLRPLYAAGLCLIANTAPVAFGAVGIPIIAMSNLAGIEQHGVSAMVGRMLVPLSLTIPFFIVFLMDGLKGVKETFPAIFVAAVSFTATQFWSSNHLGAELPDIISAVVSLSVTTIFLKFWKPKNIFRLDDVKDFENSQKLEFKKVFLAWIPFILLIICIIIWTQPWFKALFAKDGILNFMQFTLKFNEALGAIISPDIVNPQITKTMIPSHTIDLVAQAGTAILVAALMSIVVLKIKINEATECFWETLKEMATPCLTIGLVVAFAFIAKNSGMSTTLGLAFSNTGDAYAFFSPIIGWIGVFLTGSDTSSNLLFGTLQQVSAQKLGISETLFLAANSVGGVVGKMISPQSIAVACAAVGLVGKESELFRFTLKYSIGFIILIGIWTFVIAFFFHGIIPEAVLLK; encoded by the coding sequence ATGTGGCAACAAATATATAATCCATTTGACAACATACTTTTAAGTGCTTTGGTGGCTTTTTTGCCTATTTTGTGCTTTTTGCTTTCTCTTGTAGTTTTCAAACTCAAAGGCTATCAAGCAGGCTTTTTAACTCTTATTTTATCAAGTGTTGTGGCATTGTTTGCTTATGATATGCCGTTTTCTTTATTAGGTGCTAGCTTTATACAAGGTTTTGCAAATGGTATTTGGCCTATAGCTTGGATCATCATCGCGGCCATATTTTTATATAAACTTTCTATCAAATCAGGCTCGTTTGAAGTGATAAAACAAAGTGTTATGAGTATCACTCCAGATCATAGAATTCAAGTGATTTTGATTGGATTTTGTTTTGGTTCTTTTTTAGAAGGTGCTATAGGTTTTGGAGGGCCAGTGGCTATTACCGCTGCATTACTTGTAGGACTTGGGCTTAGACCATTATATGCCGCAGGACTTTGTCTCATAGCTAATACCGCTCCGGTAGCTTTTGGAGCAGTTGGGATTCCTATTATAGCGATGAGTAATCTAGCAGGTATAGAACAGCACGGTGTTTCAGCTATGGTGGGTAGAATGCTTGTGCCTCTTAGCTTGACTATACCATTTTTTATAGTATTTTTAATGGACGGTTTAAAAGGGGTTAAAGAAACCTTTCCTGCTATTTTTGTCGCAGCCGTTTCTTTTACTGCTACACAATTTTGGAGTTCAAATCATTTAGGCGCAGAACTTCCAGATATTATTTCAGCGGTTGTTTCTTTGTCTGTTACTACGATATTTTTAAAATTTTGGAAGCCAAAAAATATTTTTAGATTAGATGATGTAAAAGACTTTGAAAACTCACAAAAGCTAGAATTTAAAAAAGTATTTTTAGCTTGGATTCCTTTTATACTTTTGATTATTTGTATTATTATATGGACTCAACCTTGGTTTAAGGCTTTATTTGCTAAAGATGGAATATTAAATTTTATGCAATTTACTTTGAAATTTAATGAAGCCTTAGGAGCTATCATAAGTCCTGATATAGTTAATCCACAAATCACAAAAACAATGATTCCATCACATACTATAGATTTAGTAGCACAAGCAGGAACTGCTATTTTAGTGGCTGCTTTAATGAGCATTGTTGTGTTGAAAATAAAAATCAACGAAGCTACCGAGTGTTTTTGGGAAACTTTAAAAGAAATGGCCACTCCATGCTTAACTATAGGCTTAGTAGTTGCTTTTGCCTTTATAGCTAAAAATAGCGGTATGAGCACTACTTTAGGACTTGCTTTTTCAAATACAGGCGATGCTTATGCATTTTTTTCTCCCATCATAGGATGGATAGGTGTGTTTTTAACAGGTTCTGATACTAGTTCAAATTTGCTTTTTGGGACATTACAGCAAGTTAGTGCTCAAAAGTTAGGAATTTCAGAAACTTTATTTTTAGCAGCAAATTCTGTTGGTGGAGTTGTGGGTAAAATGATATCTCCTCAAAGTATAGCGGTAGCTTGCGCAGCAGTTGGACTTGTAGGAAAAGAATCTGAATTGTTTAGATTTACTTTAAAATACTCAATAGGTTTTATAATTCTAATAGGAATTTGGACTTTTGTTATAGCATTTTTCTTCCACGGGATTATCCCTGAAGCAGTGCTTTTAAAATAA
- a CDS encoding type IIG restriction enzyme/methyltransferase: protein MHFTLLNEKDFFNPYYRKKQITQNEFDTFSKALMQYLERLESSQSENEDYLVANTLSPFLTTLNFKTHIKTKQKGKSEIDLAIAKDEFSKDLEVLIEAKKPNSKEFIIHAKPNSKALHEAILYYFRNREHSFSLKFIIITDFYKFYIFKASEFEELFYKNTSFKKLFEEFQSPNSLFKGNTDEFYKEASKLIENSKESLKGFFIDLAFLKDEQKSNFKNLASIFKTFHRDFLLNEFSPNDANSLNNAFYKELLYILGLSESKQLSKFIITQSEQSKQAQGTLYHLIASKLPKHDFEEVLKFIILWLNRILFLKLIESNLVRFNDDKTLKFLNYEKIPNFTTLSHLFFDILAKEKHTRTQSKFSYLPYLNSSLFEKQAIEKTTLEIATLENDALLEYHPHTQLKDDKGKSKKGKVGLLEYLFEFLDSFDFGADEQSEELIKQKELINSSVLGNVFEKLNGYKEGSFYTPSFITSYMCKASIEKVVLDKFNHIFKLNATKLSELRTQLRQEKIPQEQKLALLNSIRICDPAVGSGHFLVSALNAMLMVHYELGLFEEDFYLSVQNDEILVQNHKGQFLEYKHPDFDKDKTHLCQKELFERKKDIIENNLFGVDINPNSCEITKLRLWIELLKHSFYESFDDTNYHDLKTLPNIDINIKCGNSLISYFEIHKSLSHYPNIKERMDKYKRIVKDYKEGFYTDKTLIAKEIKNLKESFKNFCLKDKFAKEIKQLTNGANEYSKKYGDFLAQDEKDENFRAFFSKNMFEFDFDESAAKKEFKKLKKLYESIFDLESANPFEWRFEFSEVLDEGGNFQGFDLIIGNPPYIRQEDIKELKPNLAKNYKVYKGTSDIYTYFYELGFNVLKQNGVLSFITSNKYTRAGYGEALREFLLKNTTLLEYIDLNGIKVFDSATVDTSILSFEKAKTKDNSFKYLAPNTELLKENDFNIESILNFNKIAQNSLSKESFTFNDEGTNALKAKIENHGTPLKDWHGLNINYGIKTGYNEAFIITTEKRDEILAKCKDEAEKERTAKLIRKMLRGRDIKRYSYEWANLWIIVFEFGSYKILEKEYPAIYNHLKQYKKKLQARGQCTNKPITDQKPYLGQHHWLELDNNPNKDYLSQFEKEKIIYSEIVRSPQFYLDTKLNFYAEATSFILTGENLKYLIAFLNNDFVAFIFKTFYAGGNLGENGFRYKKAFLERLPIPKINSKNEKLANELISLVDEILVLKEQDKNANTKTQEDKINSIVYKLYNLNEEEIKIIEGK, encoded by the coding sequence ATGCACTTTACTTTGCTAAATGAAAAAGATTTTTTCAACCCCTACTACCGCAAAAAGCAAATTACACAAAATGAATTTGACACTTTTAGCAAGGCTTTAATGCAGTATCTAGAAAGGCTTGAAAGCTCACAAAGTGAAAATGAAGATTATCTTGTAGCTAACACACTTAGTCCATTTTTAACCACTCTAAATTTCAAAACCCACATCAAAACCAAGCAAAAAGGCAAAAGCGAGATTGATTTAGCCATTGCTAAAGATGAGTTTAGCAAAGACTTAGAAGTTCTCATCGAAGCTAAAAAGCCCAACTCAAAAGAATTCATCATCCACGCAAAGCCAAATTCCAAAGCCTTGCATGAAGCCATTTTGTATTATTTTAGAAACAGAGAGCATAGCTTTAGTTTGAAATTTATCATCATCACAGACTTTTATAAATTCTACATTTTCAAAGCTAGTGAATTTGAAGAGCTTTTTTATAAAAACACAAGCTTTAAAAAGCTTTTTGAAGAATTTCAAAGCCCAAATTCACTTTTTAAAGGCAACACCGATGAATTTTACAAAGAAGCAAGCAAACTCATAGAAAATTCCAAAGAAAGCTTAAAAGGCTTTTTCATCGATTTAGCCTTTTTAAAAGATGAGCAAAAGTCAAATTTCAAAAACCTAGCAAGCATTTTTAAAACCTTTCATAGAGACTTTTTGCTAAATGAATTTAGCCCAAATGACGCAAACTCATTAAACAACGCATTCTATAAAGAGCTTTTATACATCTTAGGTTTAAGCGAGAGCAAACAACTTTCTAAATTCATCATCACACAAAGTGAGCAAAGCAAACAAGCCCAAGGCACGCTTTATCATCTCATAGCGAGCAAGCTTCCAAAGCATGACTTTGAAGAGGTGTTAAAATTCATCATACTTTGGCTAAACCGCATTTTATTTTTAAAGCTTATCGAGTCTAATTTAGTTAGATTTAATGATGATAAAACCCTTAAATTTCTAAACTATGAAAAAATTCCAAATTTTACTACCCTTTCACACCTTTTCTTTGATATCTTAGCTAAAGAAAAACACACAAGGACGCAGAGTAAATTTAGCTATTTGCCTTATTTAAATTCATCACTTTTTGAAAAACAAGCCATCGAAAAAACTACACTAGAAATCGCTACTTTAGAAAATGATGCTTTGCTAGAGTATCACCCGCACACGCAGTTAAAAGATGACAAAGGCAAAAGTAAAAAAGGTAAAGTAGGTTTGCTTGAGTATTTGTTTGAGTTTTTAGACAGCTTTGATTTTGGAGCAGATGAGCAAAGCGAAGAACTCATCAAACAAAAAGAACTCATCAACTCAAGCGTTTTAGGAAATGTCTTTGAAAAACTAAATGGCTACAAAGAAGGTAGTTTTTATACCCCAAGTTTTATCACTTCATATATGTGTAAAGCAAGTATAGAAAAAGTCGTGCTTGATAAGTTTAACCATATTTTTAAGCTAAATGCCACCAAGCTAAGCGAGCTAAGAACCCAGCTACGCCAAGAAAAAATCCCTCAAGAGCAAAAACTAGCCTTGCTAAATTCCATACGCATTTGCGATCCTGCAGTGGGAAGTGGGCATTTTTTAGTTTCAGCTTTAAATGCCATGCTTATGGTGCATTATGAGCTTGGTTTGTTTGAAGAGGACTTTTACCTAAGCGTGCAAAATGATGAAATTTTAGTGCAAAATCACAAAGGCCAGTTTTTAGAGTATAAACACCCTGATTTTGACAAAGACAAAACCCACCTTTGTCAAAAAGAACTTTTCGAGCGTAAAAAAGACATCATAGAAAACAATCTTTTTGGAGTAGATATCAACCCAAACTCATGTGAGATCACTAAACTAAGACTTTGGATAGAGCTTTTAAAACACAGCTTTTATGAAAGCTTTGATGATACAAACTATCATGATCTTAAAACCCTACCAAACATCGACATCAACATAAAATGTGGGAATTCGCTTATAAGTTATTTTGAAATTCACAAAAGCCTTTCTCACTACCCAAACATCAAAGAACGCATGGATAAATACAAACGCATAGTCAAAGACTACAAAGAAGGCTTTTACACCGACAAAACTCTCATCGCAAAAGAGATCAAAAACCTCAAAGAATCTTTTAAAAATTTCTGCTTAAAAGACAAATTTGCCAAAGAGATTAAGCAACTTACCAACGGCGCTAATGAATACTCTAAAAAATACGGCGATTTTTTAGCGCAAGATGAAAAAGATGAGAATTTTAGAGCATTTTTCTCTAAAAATATGTTTGAATTTGACTTTGATGAAAGTGCAGCTAAGAAAGAATTTAAAAAGCTTAAAAAGCTTTATGAGAGTATATTTGACTTAGAAAGTGCAAATCCTTTTGAATGGCGTTTTGAATTTAGCGAAGTGCTTGATGAGGGCGGGAATTTTCAAGGGTTTGATCTCATCATCGGTAACCCACCTTACATCAGACAAGAAGACATCAAAGAACTAAAGCCAAATTTAGCCAAAAACTATAAAGTCTATAAAGGCACTAGCGACATTTATACTTACTTTTATGAGCTTGGGTTTAATGTGCTAAAGCAAAATGGTGTTTTGTCTTTCATCACTTCAAACAAATACACAAGAGCAGGTTATGGAGAAGCTTTAAGAGAGTTTTTACTCAAAAATACCACACTTTTAGAATACATCGATCTAAATGGTATAAAAGTCTTTGATAGTGCTACGGTAGATACTTCCATACTAAGCTTTGAAAAAGCAAAAACTAAAGATAATAGCTTCAAATACCTAGCCCCAAACACCGAGCTTTTAAAAGAAAACGACTTTAACATAGAAAGCATTTTAAATTTTAACAAAATCGCACAAAATTCTTTAAGCAAAGAAAGCTTTACTTTTAACGATGAGGGTACAAACGCACTAAAAGCAAAGATAGAAAATCACGGCACTCCACTTAAAGACTGGCATGGGCTTAATATAAACTATGGCATAAAAACGGGCTATAATGAAGCCTTTATCATCACTACTGAAAAAAGAGATGAAATTCTAGCTAAATGCAAAGATGAAGCCGAAAAAGAACGCACCGCCAAACTCATACGCAAAATGTTACGCGGTAGAGATATAAAAAGATATAGTTATGAGTGGGCGAATTTGTGGATTATAGTTTTTGAATTTGGAAGTTATAAAATTTTAGAAAAAGAATATCCTGCTATATATAATCATTTAAAGCAATATAAGAAAAAACTTCAAGCTAGGGGACAATGTACTAATAAGCCCATAACGGATCAAAAACCATATTTAGGACAACATCATTGGCTTGAGTTAGATAACAATCCAAATAAAGATTATTTATCGCAGTTTGAAAAGGAAAAAATAATATATAGTGAAATTGTGAGAAGTCCGCAATTTTATTTAGATACAAAGTTAAATTTTTACGCAGAAGCAACAAGTTTTATTTTAACAGGGGAAAATCTAAAATATCTCATTGCTTTTTTAAACAATGATTTTGTGGCTTTTATATTTAAAACATTTTACGCCGGTGGAAACTTAGGTGAAAATGGATTTAGATATAAAAAGGCATTTTTAGAAAGACTTCCTATACCAAAAATAAATTCTAAAAATGAAAAACTAGCAAACGAGCTTATAAGCTTAGTCGATGAGATTTTAGTTTTAAAAGAGCAAGACAAAAACGCAAACACCAAAACCCAAGAAGACAAAATAAACTCTATCGTTTATAAACTTTACAACCTAAACGAAGAAGAAATAAAAATCATTGAAGGCAAGTAA
- a CDS encoding protein kinase family protein produces the protein MEDKIINSIENAFDEIKYQTNVEYVALYYIFDNEKLQLIFSTLHEKIMSCFQRMNTRLPSTEKGNHYWASESGTLKYSIELALELQKKLKNSSLSFEIDEYYADVFNKCIKFLKSSGGSIIPIGMEKIEIYKIIPIFKKSGFIKNSKTNIEYQLKNIGCGSYAKVFKYYDEFYQCDFALKRLNENVNTKEIERFLKEFETMKSINNPYVLKVYSLNKDRNEYIMEYADFTLEKYINQNNSKLLIDEKINLGCQIIRGIEILWNKKILHRDISFKNILLKIYDDIYPVVKISDFGLIKEIDSQLTSENTEVKGSLNEISRLQKKGFKNYDTSDEIYALSRVLYFVATGKTNMEKAKCNFLQKATDENIENRYKNLNDLRKDFVSFLKNCT, from the coding sequence ATGGAAGATAAGATTATAAACTCTATAGAGAATGCTTTTGATGAAATTAAATACCAAACAAATGTGGAGTATGTTGCCTTGTATTATATTTTTGATAATGAAAAATTACAATTAATTTTTTCAACATTGCATGAAAAAATTATGTCTTGTTTTCAAAGAATGAACACACGTCTTCCTAGCACTGAAAAAGGTAATCACTATTGGGCTAGTGAAAGTGGAACATTAAAATACAGCATAGAGTTAGCATTAGAATTGCAAAAAAAACTTAAAAACAGCAGCTTGTCTTTCGAAATAGATGAATATTACGCTGATGTTTTTAATAAATGTATTAAATTTTTAAAAAGTAGTGGAGGTAGTATAATTCCTATTGGAATGGAAAAAATAGAAATTTATAAAATTATTCCTATATTTAAAAAATCAGGTTTTATTAAAAATTCAAAAACTAATATAGAGTATCAATTAAAAAATATTGGTTGTGGTTCTTATGCGAAAGTATTTAAATATTATGATGAATTTTATCAATGTGATTTTGCTTTAAAAAGATTGAATGAAAATGTAAATACTAAAGAAATTGAAAGATTTTTAAAAGAATTTGAAACAATGAAAAGCATAAACAATCCTTATGTTTTAAAAGTATATTCTTTAAATAAAGATAGAAATGAATATATTATGGAATATGCTGATTTTACTTTAGAAAAATATATAAATCAAAATAATTCCAAACTTTTGATTGATGAAAAAATTAATTTAGGTTGTCAAATAATTAGAGGTATTGAAATTTTATGGAATAAAAAAATATTACATAGAGATATAAGCTTTAAAAATATTTTATTAAAGATATACGATGATATTTATCCTGTAGTAAAAATTTCAGATTTTGGGCTTATAAAAGAGATTGATAGTCAATTAACAAGTGAAAATACAGAAGTAAAAGGAAGTTTAAATGAAATTTCTAGATTACAAAAAAAGGGTTTTAAAAACTATGATACAAGTGATGAAATTTATGCTTTAAGTAGAGTTTTGTATTTTGTAGCCACTGGAAAAACAAATATGGAAAAAGCTAAATGCAACTTTTTACAAAAAGCAACTGATGAAAATATAGAGAATAGATATAAAAATTTAAATGATTTAAGAAAAGATTTTGTTTCTTTTTTAAAAAACTGCACGTAA
- a CDS encoding cytochrome c3 family protein, translated as MGKILVFCLALVSFVCAKNEFFTSEVSSLYLSKNDTKAVGRLLPTNPFEVLKTDGNKVLVKITGYVNPASPSVLYYNDSQRIIVAAFSKNTKLDFKTYTKSKNGKWDKATIEVWTDKKDFAKSNKEMFIKAKELYMNNCGICHSVHKESEFSANGWPATFRSMVNRTGIDKKDHWLVIQYLQKNAKDFKEVK; from the coding sequence ATGGGAAAAATTTTAGTTTTCTGTTTAGCGCTTGTTTCTTTTGTTTGCGCTAAAAATGAATTTTTTACAAGTGAAGTAAGCTCACTTTACTTAAGCAAAAATGACACAAAAGCTGTTGGTAGATTGCTACCCACAAATCCTTTTGAAGTATTAAAAACTGATGGAAATAAAGTTTTAGTCAAGATCACAGGCTATGTTAATCCTGCTTCGCCTTCTGTGCTTTATTACAACGATAGTCAAAGAATCATAGTTGCTGCATTTTCTAAAAATACAAAACTTGATTTTAAAACTTATACTAAAAGCAAAAATGGAAAATGGGATAAAGCTACCATAGAAGTTTGGACTGACAAGAAAGATTTTGCAAAAAGCAACAAAGAAATGTTTATAAAAGCTAAAGAGCTTTATATGAATAATTGCGGAATTTGTCATAGCGTTCATAAAGAAAGTGAATTTAGTGCTAATGGCTGGCCTGCTACTTTTAGATCAATGGTAAATAGAACAGGAATTGATAAAAAAGATCATTGGCTAGTGATACAGTATTTGCAAAAAAATGCAAAAGATTTTAAGGAGGTAAAATAA
- a CDS encoding molybdopterin guanine dinucleotide-containing S/N-oxide reductase: MGLDRRKFLKIGAGLSVLPLAPSLAMSKNIEVSQINSGLVKNGSVITAAHWGILKLTIKDGVVIKSEPWEKVTQIDNPLQHYTADMIYKSRVKYPYVRKSYLENPDSPKPELRGKDEFVRVSYDEAIKLIAKELKKTREQKGTQAIFGGSYGWKSSGNMQNCRILLHRFLNVTGGFVGTTGDYSTGASQIIMPYVVGSIEVYEQQTSWENILEHSKIVVIWGANPIATLRIAWTSNDQRGLAYFEKLKNSKIKVICIDPIKTETAKFLNAQWISPKPNTDVAMMIGMASHLIEKNKVNYEFLENYTSGFDKFKAYLDGKNDGIKKDTKWASKICGIDEKIIKTLAESFYDNPTMIMSGWGMQRAHHGEQPHWMLITLASMLGQIGTKGGGFGLSYHYSNGGVPSCKGGVIGGITAGAVGIWENGKFKGMPKNGESQGGAEWLQNTASYSFPVARIADALLNPGKVIDNNGSKITYPDIDFIYWAGGNPIVHHQNTNTNIKAWQKPRTIVVNEIYWTPTAKMADIVMPTTSSYERDDITMSGDYSNMNIAPMKQAVLPIGESKDDYEIFADICKVYGDDVFNAYTENGKKAKDFIKEYYNSALKQTQAYGDVFEPKMPSFEEFWAKNEPITFSPTIESMEWVRFSEFIEDPILNALGTESGLIEIYSKTIEKYNYKDCKAHPMWMEPIEWLGNATKETPFHLLTNHPTDRLHSQMCHTLLREKYAVNDREPILINPIDAKKLGIKNGNIVRVFNKRGQVLAGAVVTKDIMPNVVRLCEGGWYDPNDEGMCKYGNVNVLTIDMPTSELANGNISHTGLVNIEKYKGLPPKITAFTAPKGAV, from the coding sequence ATGGGACTTGATAGAAGAAAATTTTTAAAAATCGGAGCAGGGTTAAGCGTGTTGCCTTTAGCTCCTAGTTTAGCCATGAGTAAAAATATAGAAGTTTCTCAAATAAATTCTGGTTTAGTAAAAAATGGAAGTGTGATAACAGCAGCACATTGGGGAATTTTAAAACTTACCATTAAAGATGGTGTGGTAATTAAAAGTGAGCCATGGGAAAAAGTAACACAAATTGACAATCCTTTACAACACTATACAGCAGATATGATCTACAAATCGCGCGTGAAATATCCTTATGTTAGAAAAAGCTATCTTGAAAATCCCGACAGTCCAAAACCTGAACTTAGAGGAAAAGATGAATTTGTGCGTGTAAGTTATGATGAGGCTATAAAACTTATAGCAAAAGAACTTAAAAAAACAAGAGAGCAAAAAGGAACTCAAGCTATATTTGGTGGAAGCTACGGATGGAAATCTAGTGGAAATATGCAAAATTGTAGAATATTGCTCCATAGATTTTTAAATGTCACAGGTGGTTTTGTAGGGACTACCGGAGATTACTCAACCGGAGCTTCTCAAATAATAATGCCTTATGTTGTAGGCTCTATTGAAGTGTATGAACAGCAAACTTCATGGGAAAACATTTTAGAACATTCTAAAATAGTAGTTATTTGGGGTGCTAATCCTATCGCTACTTTAAGAATAGCTTGGACTTCAAACGATCAAAGAGGTCTTGCTTACTTTGAAAAATTAAAAAATAGTAAAATCAAGGTTATTTGCATAGATCCTATAAAAACCGAAACTGCTAAATTTTTAAATGCACAATGGATCTCTCCAAAACCAAATACAGATGTTGCTATGATGATAGGCATGGCTAGTCATTTGATCGAAAAAAATAAAGTCAATTATGAATTTTTAGAAAATTATACAAGTGGATTTGATAAGTTCAAAGCTTATTTAGATGGCAAGAATGATGGTATTAAAAAAGATACAAAATGGGCAAGTAAAATTTGTGGAATTGATGAAAAAATCATCAAAACACTAGCTGAAAGTTTTTATGATAACCCTACTATGATCATGAGTGGTTGGGGTATGCAAAGAGCTCATCATGGCGAGCAACCTCATTGGATGTTAATAACCCTAGCTTCAATGCTTGGTCAAATTGGCACTAAAGGTGGTGGATTTGGCTTAAGTTATCACTATAGTAATGGCGGTGTTCCATCATGCAAAGGTGGTGTTATAGGAGGTATTACAGCAGGAGCTGTGGGAATTTGGGAAAATGGTAAATTTAAAGGTATGCCAAAAAATGGAGAATCTCAAGGTGGTGCTGAATGGCTACAAAATACTGCTAGTTATTCTTTTCCTGTAGCTAGAATAGCTGATGCTTTATTAAATCCTGGGAAAGTTATAGACAATAATGGTTCTAAAATAACCTATCCTGATATTGACTTTATTTATTGGGCAGGTGGAAATCCTATAGTCCATCATCAAAATACAAACACTAACATCAAAGCATGGCAAAAACCAAGAACTATAGTTGTAAATGAAATTTATTGGACTCCAACTGCGAAAATGGCAGATATTGTAATGCCTACCACAAGTTCTTATGAACGAGATGATATTACCATGAGTGGAGATTATTCTAATATGAATATAGCTCCAATGAAGCAAGCAGTATTACCAATAGGCGAGAGCAAAGATGACTATGAAATTTTTGCTGATATTTGTAAAGTGTATGGAGATGATGTATTTAATGCTTATACCGAAAATGGTAAAAAAGCAAAAGATTTTATTAAAGAATACTACAATAGCGCTTTAAAACAAACTCAAGCTTATGGGGATGTATTTGAGCCAAAAATGCCAAGTTTTGAAGAATTTTGGGCCAAAAATGAGCCTATAACTTTTTCTCCAACCATAGAAAGCATGGAATGGGTGAGATTTTCTGAATTTATTGAAGATCCTATTTTAAATGCTCTAGGCACCGAATCAGGCTTGATAGAAATTTACTCAAAAACTATCGAAAAGTATAACTATAAAGACTGCAAAGCACATCCAATGTGGATGGAGCCGATAGAATGGCTAGGAAATGCTACTAAGGAAACACCTTTTCATCTACTAACTAATCATCCAACAGATAGGCTTCACTCTCAAATGTGTCATACCTTATTGCGTGAAAAATATGCAGTAAATGATAGAGAACCTATCTTAATCAATCCTATTGATGCTAAAAAACTTGGAATCAAAAATGGCAATATTGTAAGAGTTTTCAATAAAAGAGGTCAAGTTCTCGCAGGTGCTGTGGTAACTAAAGATATTATGCCAAATGTTGTAAGATTATGCGAAGGTGGCTGGTATGATCCAAATGATGAAGGAATGTGCAAATACGGAAATGTAAATGTCTTAACTATT